The proteins below are encoded in one region of Methanosarcina barkeri 3:
- a CDS encoding GNAT family N-acetyltransferase — protein sequence MTNIEVRELVPSEYREWDLLVKEAKPGTLFHTSDWLETYRNVLSKDLRIYGCFRNDELVGGCPLFVRNFKGILKMASSISNMIDYCGPLVKESSNTKASKRVQETHEIFDALRKFLCRQDFDSIHLRLSPGIEDIRPFTWNGWDSKVHYTHHLDLKENVDNNISRTIRKDLKSVLKAGLETKILNDLETYYSLLSKTYERQNLKPPLPKKIFEKIFDLIREKDIGYMLVSETPEGEAVAAHLTLYGKESTIGWSSVRNPSFNLRGSNALLYYNEFLDLQSRNFEYMNVMAGNIPKFADYIKGFSPKLVPYYSVTLENKRYSILKALHKIVA from the coding sequence ATGACTAATATTGAAGTTAGAGAATTAGTGCCGTCCGAATATAGAGAATGGGACTTGCTTGTAAAAGAAGCTAAACCTGGTACACTCTTTCATACGAGTGACTGGCTGGAAACTTATAGAAATGTTCTTTCAAAGGATCTTAGGATTTACGGTTGTTTCAGAAACGATGAGCTTGTAGGTGGATGCCCTCTTTTTGTAAGGAACTTCAAGGGAATCCTTAAAATGGCATCTTCAATCAGTAATATGATTGATTACTGTGGCCCTCTTGTAAAAGAAAGTTCCAATACCAAAGCAAGTAAAAGAGTACAGGAAACTCACGAAATATTTGACGCACTCAGGAAATTTCTGTGCAGACAGGATTTTGATAGTATTCACCTGAGACTCTCTCCGGGAATCGAGGATATTAGACCGTTTACCTGGAATGGATGGGACTCAAAGGTTCATTATACCCATCACCTGGATCTGAAGGAAAATGTGGATAATAATATCTCAAGGACAATAAGGAAGGATCTCAAGTCTGTATTAAAGGCAGGACTTGAAACAAAGATATTGAATGATCTTGAAACTTATTATAGTCTGCTTTCCAAAACATATGAGAGGCAGAATCTCAAACCACCGTTACCCAAAAAAATTTTCGAAAAGATTTTTGACCTTATTCGGGAAAAAGATATCGGTTATATGCTTGTATCCGAAACTCCAGAAGGAGAAGCCGTTGCAGCACATTTGACTCTTTACGGAAAAGAAAGTACGATTGGTTGGTCTTCTGTCCGTAATCCGTCTTTTAATCTGAGAGGATCAAATGCTCTTCTTTACTATAATGAGTTTCTCGACCTGCAGTCCAGGAATTTCGAATATATGAATGTTATGGCAGGAAACATTCCCAAATTTGCGGATTATATTAAAGGCTTTTCTCCCAAACTCGTTCCTTATTACAGTGTGACATTAGAGAATAAGAGGTATTCAATTCTCAAGGCTTTACACAAAATAGTGGCCTGA
- a CDS encoding NifB/NifX family molybdenum-iron cluster-binding protein, with amino-acid sequence MKVAIVSTDGKVINQHFGKASRFFIFEVDSCGKIQFLEVRETIPLCGSADEGHADDVLSRIISLISDCEALLCSRIGSRPQEELRKHGIKPVEAPYFIDEALKSLSEVE; translated from the coding sequence ATGAAAGTCGCTATTGTTTCAACTGATGGTAAGGTTATAAACCAGCATTTTGGAAAAGCATCCAGATTCTTTATATTTGAGGTTGATAGCTGTGGAAAAATACAATTCTTAGAAGTAAGAGAGACCATACCTTTATGTGGTTCAGCAGATGAAGGGCATGCCGATGATGTTTTGAGCAGAATAATTTCTTTGATTTCTGACTGTGAGGCTTTGCTTTGCTCCAGAATTGGCAGCAGGCCGCAAGAAGAATTAAGGAAACATGGGATCAAACCAGTCGAAGCTCCATATTTTATTGATGAAGCCTTAAAAAGTTTATCTGAAGTTGAATAA
- a CDS encoding methyltransferase domain-containing protein, whose product MDKEQLQEIYLKPDYYWGKEPNELVNKVLEFIPDDQITNKKLVDMGAGEGRDSVFFALQGLNVLAVEIAPAGLEKAVKLARENGTTIETMEADINEIVLSKMFDIVYSIGTLQYIRPENRKRQFENIKNNTETGGINVMCTFVEHPDVKIAPDWGKNEYLYENQELQSYYKDWELLYSNEFIFDCKSSNIPHQHAVRTIIARKPNKLQQIS is encoded by the coding sequence ATGGACAAAGAGCAGTTGCAAGAAATTTATTTAAAACCCGATTACTATTGGGGTAAAGAACCTAATGAGTTGGTGAACAAGGTTTTAGAGTTTATTCCAGATGACCAAATAACCAATAAAAAACTGGTTGATATGGGTGCAGGAGAAGGCAGAGACAGTGTTTTCTTTGCTCTACAAGGTCTTAATGTTTTGGCTGTCGAAATTGCACCGGCAGGTTTAGAAAAGGCGGTCAAATTAGCCAGAGAAAACGGCACAACTATCGAAACTATGGAAGCAGACATAAACGAGATTGTTTTATCAAAAATGTTTGACATTGTTTATTCCATTGGAACTTTGCAATACATTAGACCGGAAAATAGAAAACGCCAGTTTGAGAACATAAAAAATAATACTGAGACTGGTGGCATTAATGTAATGTGCACATTTGTTGAACATCCAGATGTTAAGATTGCCCCTGATTGGGGTAAAAATGAATACCTTTATGAGAATCAGGAACTCCAAAGCTATTATAAAGATTGGGAATTGCTTTATTCTAATGAGTTTATATTTGATTGTAAATCAAGCAATATTCCCCACCAGCACGCAGTAAGAACCATTATAGCCAGGAAACCTAATAAGCTACAGCAAATATCATAA
- the pscS gene encoding O-phospho-L-seryl-tRNA:Cys-tRNA synthase: MDIRTQKTFEALFALEDIRETLRQRLPNITSPEEENTIKESVNRVRKILDDIENYTGTPEVRKIADNIDIRSREETNINIQPIQAAGRLTPEARKALIAYGDGYSTCDACRKPFRLDKISSPPVAPFHEQLASFVNMDVARVVPGARRGFQAVASTLVNKGDSVIVSALAHYTEFLAVEGAGGIVREVPLNEHNLVTADATAEKIEAVKQETGKSPVLVMIDHFDYQYANEHDVKGIAKVAHQYDIPFLYNGAYTVGVRPVDGKSIGADFVVGSGHKSMASPAPSGILATTEEWAPKIFRTTQMTGDLTKRKFGVKEVEMLGCTLMGSTLLGMMASFPTVKERVNNWENELKKSNYLIDGLLAIEGSKIVSEYPRKHTLSKVDTIKSFDLIAQEHKRRGFFLSDELSSKGIVGEFAGATRVWKLNTYGLSWDKVRYVVDTFQEIAEKYNIHVNREENSND; this comes from the coding sequence ATGGACATAAGAACACAAAAAACATTTGAGGCACTTTTTGCCCTTGAAGATATTAGGGAGACTCTTAGACAAAGGCTTCCGAATATCACAAGTCCAGAAGAAGAAAACACCATTAAAGAAAGTGTAAACAGAGTCAGAAAAATTCTGGACGATATCGAAAACTATACCGGAACCCCGGAAGTAAGGAAAATAGCTGATAATATTGACATCAGGTCCAGAGAAGAAACAAATATCAACATACAGCCAATCCAGGCAGCAGGGAGGCTTACACCCGAAGCACGAAAAGCTCTCATAGCATATGGTGACGGCTATTCCACCTGTGATGCCTGCCGCAAACCTTTCAGGCTTGATAAAATAAGCAGTCCGCCTGTTGCTCCATTTCATGAACAGCTCGCAAGTTTCGTTAACATGGATGTGGCTAGAGTAGTACCAGGCGCAAGGAGAGGGTTCCAGGCGGTGGCTTCTACCTTGGTCAATAAAGGTGATTCCGTAATAGTTTCAGCTCTTGCCCATTATACCGAATTTCTTGCAGTAGAAGGAGCAGGAGGAATAGTTAGAGAAGTACCCTTAAATGAGCACAATCTTGTAACTGCAGATGCTACTGCTGAGAAAATTGAAGCGGTTAAACAGGAAACAGGCAAATCACCGGTACTGGTAATGATTGACCACTTTGATTACCAGTACGCAAATGAGCATGATGTAAAAGGCATTGCAAAAGTTGCTCATCAGTATGACATTCCTTTCCTGTATAACGGAGCATATACTGTTGGTGTCAGGCCGGTTGATGGAAAAAGTATCGGTGCGGATTTTGTTGTAGGTTCAGGCCATAAAAGTATGGCATCTCCTGCACCTTCAGGGATACTGGCAACAACTGAGGAGTGGGCTCCGAAGATATTCCGTACGACTCAGATGACCGGTGATCTAACCAAACGCAAATTTGGGGTAAAGGAAGTAGAGATGCTTGGCTGCACACTGATGGGTTCAACACTGCTGGGTATGATGGCTTCATTCCCTACGGTTAAGGAGAGAGTAAATAACTGGGAAAACGAGCTGAAAAAATCGAATTATCTGATCGATGGCCTGCTTGCTATCGAAGGCAGTAAAATCGTCTCAGAATATCCACGCAAACATACCCTTTCCAAAGTTGACACTATCAAGAGCTTCGATCTTATAGCACAGGAACATAAACGCAGAGGTTTCTTCCTTTCGGACGAACTTTCAAGCAAGGGCATTGTCGGAGAATTTGCAGGGGCCACACGCGTATGGAAACTTAATACATACGGGCTTTCATGGGATAAGGTTCGCTATGTGGTAGATACGTTTCAGGAAATCGCTGAAAAATACAACATTCATGTAAACAGAGAGGAAAATTCCAATGACTAA
- a CDS encoding O-acetylhomoserine aminocarboxypropyltransferase/cysteine synthase family protein, which translates to MTNNYKLGTLALHAGQVPDPTTGARVVPIYQTTSYVFKDTDHAANLFGIKELGNIYTRIMNPTTDVFEQRIAAIEGGTGALGVSSGSAAIAYALLAITRVGDEIVSGNNLYGGTYELFNYTFPKFGRKVIFVDSTDLEAYRKAINEKTRAVYIESLGNPKLDVPDFEAIAEIAHEAGIPLVVDNTSAVGLVRPIEHGADIVVHSATKFIGGHGNSIAGSIVDSGKFSWNNGKFPEFTDPDPEYHGLKYWDTFSAFPGLGNVALVFKIRLQLLRDIGAAISPFNSFLLLQGLETLHLRIQRHSENALKVAEYLSNHPKVLWVNYPGLPDHPSHELASRYLKGGYGALIGFGVKGGVEEGKKFINSVKLLSHVANIGDSKSLVIHPATTTHQQLTPTEQEANGVTPDYIRLSVGTEDIEDIISDIEQALEQV; encoded by the coding sequence ATGACTAATAACTACAAATTAGGAACACTTGCCCTTCACGCTGGACAGGTCCCAGATCCAACAACAGGAGCACGTGTTGTACCGATATATCAGACAACATCGTATGTTTTCAAGGATACCGATCATGCAGCTAATCTTTTTGGCATCAAAGAGCTGGGTAATATCTACACCCGAATAATGAATCCCACTACTGATGTTTTCGAACAACGCATAGCTGCCATTGAGGGTGGGACCGGAGCTCTCGGAGTCTCATCCGGTTCAGCAGCAATAGCTTATGCCCTATTAGCTATTACAAGAGTAGGAGACGAAATTGTATCCGGAAATAATCTTTACGGCGGAACCTATGAACTTTTTAATTACACTTTTCCCAAATTTGGAAGAAAAGTGATATTCGTAGACTCAACGGATCTAGAAGCTTACCGGAAAGCTATAAATGAGAAAACCAGAGCTGTTTATATCGAGTCATTGGGTAACCCGAAACTTGATGTTCCGGATTTTGAGGCAATCGCAGAGATTGCTCATGAAGCCGGGATCCCACTTGTAGTAGACAACACAAGTGCTGTTGGGCTTGTTAGACCTATTGAACATGGCGCTGATATCGTTGTGCATTCGGCAACCAAATTCATTGGCGGACACGGAAACTCAATTGCCGGTTCTATAGTAGATTCCGGAAAATTCTCCTGGAATAACGGTAAGTTTCCGGAATTCACAGACCCTGATCCGGAGTATCACGGCCTGAAATACTGGGATACATTTTCAGCCTTTCCCGGACTTGGAAATGTTGCATTAGTCTTTAAGATAAGGCTACAGCTTCTTCGAGATATAGGTGCAGCTATTTCACCTTTTAATTCATTCCTGTTGCTTCAGGGACTTGAAACCCTGCATCTGAGAATACAGAGGCACTCGGAGAATGCCCTCAAGGTGGCAGAATATCTTTCTAATCATCCGAAAGTCTTGTGGGTTAATTATCCCGGTTTACCGGATCATCCAAGCCACGAACTTGCATCCAGGTATCTCAAAGGTGGTTATGGTGCACTGATAGGTTTCGGCGTGAAAGGTGGCGTTGAAGAAGGTAAAAAATTTATTAACTCTGTGAAACTGCTTTCACACGTTGCGAATATAGGAGATTCTAAAAGCCTCGTAATCCATCCGGCAACTACCACACACCAACAATTAACCCCGACCGAACAGGAAGCGAATGGAGTCACGCCGGATTACATACGCCTTTCCGTAGGCACTGAGGATATAGAAGATATAATCTCGGATATAGAGCAGGCTCTTGAGCAAGTGTAA
- a CDS encoding CPBP family intramembrane glutamic endopeptidase, producing the protein MFFPGISALIVRRFISKEHLKDSDHSYHKLHSAFGEEFGWRGYSLPKLLPLERKKALIISSIIWGLWHLRLLYFFLTPGIILKKLN; encoded by the coding sequence ATGTTTTTTCCCGGAATCTCGGCTCTTATTGTTAGAAGGTTCATTAGTAAGGAGCATTTAAAAGATTCTGATCATTCCTACCATAAACTTCATTCAGCTTTTGGAGAAGAGTTCGGTTGGAGAGGTTATTCACTCCCTAAATTACTTCCTCTTGAAAGAAAAAAAGCACTCATAATCTCAAGTATAATCTGGGGACTCTGGCATCTGCGCCTTTTATACTTCTTCTTAACTCCGGGGATTATCCTGAAAAAACTGAATTGA
- a CDS encoding EFR1 family ferrodoxin (N-terminal region resembles flavodoxins. C-terminal ferrodoxin region binds two 4Fe-4S clusters.), with protein sequence MEQYNKLNNIKDDTMSLKTVNFYYFSGTGNTFLVAKKMEATFSRNGVKVNLYRIEDSKPDDINLEHAIGLGFPIAEFSTYDFVWNFVKSLPEAKGTNVFMVATFGGISGGVVGSMSEILKNKGYTPIGAEEIVMPPNIFYVQDEKTCSVKIEKGIKKAEEYAMDLMSGKSRWDSASVFSDMAYYISTACLKLTEMSINQKLIHLKTDIEKCTKCGICIKLCPVGNICVKNEYPEHGFECRYCLRCTSFCPAKAISCPINYKGKTYRAVKARELVK encoded by the coding sequence ATGGAACAGTATAATAAGTTGAATAACATAAAAGATGATACAATGAGCCTGAAAACTGTAAATTTCTATTATTTTTCCGGAACCGGAAACACTTTTTTAGTGGCTAAGAAAATGGAGGCCACTTTTAGCAGAAATGGGGTTAAGGTAAATTTGTACAGAATTGAAGATTCAAAGCCAGATGATATAAATTTAGAACATGCTATAGGTCTGGGGTTTCCTATAGCTGAATTTTCAACTTATGATTTTGTGTGGAATTTTGTAAAGTCACTTCCTGAAGCAAAGGGAACTAACGTTTTTATGGTAGCTACATTTGGAGGAATTTCAGGCGGGGTTGTAGGATCTATGAGTGAAATCCTGAAGAATAAAGGGTATACGCCTATAGGAGCTGAAGAGATCGTAATGCCTCCTAATATTTTTTATGTTCAGGACGAGAAAACCTGCAGTGTCAAGATAGAAAAAGGGATTAAAAAAGCCGAAGAATATGCAATGGATCTTATGAGTGGGAAATCCAGATGGGATTCAGCTTCTGTATTTTCTGATATGGCTTATTACATATCTACGGCTTGTTTAAAGTTAACAGAGATGAGTATAAATCAGAAATTAATACACCTGAAAACAGACATAGAAAAATGCACTAAATGCGGAATATGCATTAAACTTTGTCCTGTGGGAAATATATGTGTGAAAAACGAGTACCCAGAACACGGCTTTGAGTGTAGATACTGTTTGAGGTGTACGTCTTTTTGTCCGGCAAAGGCTATTTCCTGTCCTATTAATTATAAAGGGAAGACTTATAGAGCAGTTAAAGCCAGAGAACTTGTAAAATGA